A window of the Xiashengella succiniciproducens genome harbors these coding sequences:
- a CDS encoding ABC transporter ATP-binding protein: MSKPVIKIENLSKVYRLGEVGTGTLAHDLNRFWQMNVLGKEDPYAKIGQVNDRTQRAQKGEHISALRDINLEVQQGEVLGIIGKNGAGKSTLLKILSRVTSPTTGSIKVKGRLASLLEVGTGFHPEMTGRENIYMNGTIMGMRRWEIDRKLDEIVEFAGVAKYLDTPTKRYSSGMTVRLGFAIAAHLEPEILVVDEVLAVGDAEFQKKAIGKMQDVSTNDGRTVLFVSHNMASVQTLTHRCIVLKNGENIFDADTPSAIEKYYEINTLQDNRWICNSDNGKPIQIQEVKATDGTGKIKTDFETHERLFVHIKYVVREKIRGVNISLNVHTSTGLHLMCMEDTDTFIEHLGYRVPGLYETSVEIPIQMLNKGNYQFRVGAGVPRVEIFDRIEGFAFSLIDTTTTNHTSHRGGLIMPMTKWELTKLQ, from the coding sequence ATGAGTAAACCTGTAATTAAGATAGAAAACCTCTCCAAAGTTTACCGTCTGGGAGAAGTTGGAACTGGCACTCTTGCCCACGACCTTAACAGGTTTTGGCAGATGAATGTGTTGGGTAAGGAAGACCCTTATGCAAAAATTGGACAGGTAAATGACCGTACCCAAAGAGCCCAAAAAGGTGAGCACATAAGCGCCTTGCGTGATATAAATCTCGAAGTCCAACAAGGAGAGGTACTTGGTATTATCGGCAAGAATGGCGCAGGCAAATCAACACTACTTAAGATACTAAGTCGAGTTACCTCGCCTACCACCGGCAGCATCAAAGTAAAAGGTCGGCTAGCCTCCCTTTTAGAAGTAGGCACCGGCTTCCATCCCGAAATGACCGGCCGCGAAAACATCTACATGAACGGTACCATCATGGGCATGCGCCGTTGGGAAATCGACCGCAAACTCGACGAAATAGTAGAATTTGCCGGCGTAGCCAAATACCTCGACACCCCCACCAAACGCTACAGCTCCGGCATGACCGTCCGCCTCGGCTTCGCCATCGCCGCCCACCTCGAGCCTGAAATCTTAGTCGTAGACGAAGTCCTTGCCGTTGGCGATGCAGAATTTCAAAAAAAGGCCATCGGAAAGATGCAGGATGTGAGCACAAACGATGGAAGGACAGTGTTGTTTGTCAGTCATAATATGGCGAGTGTGCAGACACTTACACATAGGTGTATTGTATTGAAAAATGGAGAAAACATTTTCGATGCTGATACTCCTAGCGCTATCGAAAAGTACTATGAAATAAATACACTACAAGATAATAGATGGATATGTAATTCAGACAATGGAAAGCCTATTCAGATTCAAGAAGTAAAAGCTACAGATGGAACTGGAAAAATAAAAACAGATTTTGAAACACATGAAAGGCTCTTTGTCCATATCAAATATGTTGTAAGGGAAAAAATTAGAGGTGTAAATATTTCACTTAATGTACACACTTCTACAGGCCTCCATTTAATGTGTATGGAGGATACAGATACTTTTATTGAACACCTAGGCTATAGAGTTCCTGGATTATATGAGACTTCTGTTGAAATTCCTATCCAGATGTTAAACAAAGGGAATTACCAGTTTAGAGTTGGTGCAGGAGTACCAAGAGTAGAAATATTTGATAGAATTGAAGGGTTTGCTTTTTCTCTTATCGACACAACGACTACAAATCATACTTCTCATCGTGGGGGACTAATAATGCCCATGACAAAATGGGAACTCACTAAGCTTCAGTAG
- a CDS encoding ABC transporter permease yields the protein MSDYDLIIRPKRHAFDINFKEIWQYRDLLLMFVKRDVITVYKQTVLGPIWFVVQPILTTITYIVVFGNIAKISTDGTPMALFYLSGIVIWNYFSESFTQTSDTFMQNSQIFGKVYFPRLIMPLSKVISGLIKFFIQLCFFLLVYAYYLINDPGVVQPNWTIALIPFYVLIMSMTGLGLGILFTSMTTKYRDLKFLITFGVQLLMYATPVIYPMSTIPEGKFKMILQLNPLSPIVESFKYSFLGAGEFSLTGLAYSLGFALVALFLGMIVFHKTERNFIDTV from the coding sequence ATGAGCGATTACGATCTGATCATCCGCCCAAAGCGACATGCCTTTGATATAAATTTTAAGGAGATTTGGCAATACAGGGATTTGCTGTTGATGTTCGTCAAACGAGATGTAATAACAGTATATAAACAGACCGTCTTAGGACCAATCTGGTTTGTAGTTCAACCTATTCTAACAACAATAACTTACATAGTAGTATTTGGGAATATAGCTAAAATCAGTACTGATGGAACTCCAATGGCTCTATTCTACCTGAGTGGGATTGTGATTTGGAACTATTTCTCTGAGAGTTTCACGCAAACCAGTGATACCTTTATGCAAAACTCCCAAATCTTTGGTAAGGTTTACTTTCCCAGACTTATTATGCCTTTGAGTAAAGTAATAAGCGGGCTAATTAAGTTTTTTATCCAGCTCTGTTTCTTTCTTTTGGTATATGCTTATTACCTAATTAATGACCCTGGAGTCGTTCAACCGAATTGGACAATTGCATTGATTCCTTTTTATGTACTGATTATGTCAATGACAGGATTGGGGTTGGGTATCTTGTTTACAAGTATGACGACTAAATATAGGGACTTGAAGTTCCTTATCACATTTGGAGTACAATTACTTATGTATGCCACTCCGGTAATATATCCAATGAGTACTATACCCGAAGGTAAATTCAAGATGATACTACAATTAAATCCATTAAGCCCGATTGTTGAGAGCTTTAAGTATAGTTTTCTTGGTGCGGGGGAGTTCAGTTTAACCGGATTAGCATATAGTCTTGGATTTGCATTGGTAGCTCTATTCCTTGGTATGATAGTATTCCACAAGACTGAGCGTAACTTTATTGATACTGTATAA
- a CDS encoding IS1380 family transposase — MSTKITKIGITTNKISGRGGLPLFLRYTEQIGLYGLISRNVSSLLTGNSKGLQLQQFVKQIVAFFIDGTNMAISSFDQSKKDEGYACLLECKTDQLASSHQVKRFFGKLSVISNSVFNKILNELFIWRLHISKPKVIELGIDTMVLDNDDAAKREGCEVTYKRKKGFQPLHICWGSFLIDVTFRKGSAHSNHGSDYTDRVRSIVNLIRKRYSKEVPIVVCADSGFADQKAYEIFEQELNIHYITTGKLYNDVTEYVKALPIDTLGKITKNKAVWQFAEFASKLKSWSKFRRCFFTRLHRDDTGQYVMEFGKPDSVIYTNIGNCPVADKRLRASGGDEWFKADTIIRKSHQRGADELIHRSIKELATREQLPFKSFGMNRAYYFMLVVTHFIFEAYKQDVTAEVIPVTVYPNTFRRKLIDFAVKITSRARSIVLNVTRVIYETINIEELWERCQSPPKIQFA; from the coding sequence ATGAGTACGAAGATAACAAAAATCGGCATTACAACCAATAAAATTTCTGGTCGTGGAGGGCTCCCTTTATTTCTTCGCTACACTGAGCAAATTGGCTTATATGGGCTAATATCGCGTAATGTTTCTTCTCTGCTTACTGGAAACAGCAAAGGCTTGCAGCTTCAACAGTTTGTAAAACAGATTGTTGCATTTTTTATAGATGGCACAAATATGGCCATAAGCAGTTTTGATCAAAGTAAAAAGGATGAAGGATATGCATGTTTGCTTGAATGCAAGACCGACCAATTGGCCTCTTCTCACCAGGTCAAACGTTTTTTTGGGAAGCTGTCCGTTATTTCAAACTCGGTATTCAATAAGATACTTAATGAACTGTTTATCTGGAGGCTTCACATATCCAAACCCAAAGTTATAGAACTGGGCATTGACACCATGGTTTTGGATAATGACGATGCTGCGAAACGCGAAGGTTGCGAGGTCACTTACAAGCGTAAGAAAGGGTTTCAGCCACTTCATATATGCTGGGGCTCGTTTCTGATAGACGTGACCTTTAGAAAAGGAAGTGCTCATTCCAATCATGGATCAGATTACACCGACAGGGTACGCTCTATAGTAAATCTGATACGCAAGAGATACTCCAAAGAAGTCCCTATTGTGGTGTGCGCCGATAGTGGGTTTGCGGATCAGAAAGCGTACGAGATATTCGAGCAAGAGCTTAATATACATTACATTACAACAGGAAAATTGTACAATGATGTTACTGAATATGTAAAGGCTTTACCCATTGACACTTTGGGCAAAATCACTAAAAATAAAGCAGTCTGGCAATTTGCGGAATTTGCCAGCAAGTTGAAATCCTGGTCCAAGTTTCGTCGTTGCTTTTTTACCAGATTGCACCGGGATGATACCGGGCAGTACGTAATGGAATTTGGTAAGCCTGACAGCGTCATCTATACCAATATCGGGAACTGTCCTGTCGCTGACAAAAGGCTTCGGGCATCCGGTGGAGATGAGTGGTTTAAAGCTGATACCATCATACGAAAATCACACCAAAGAGGAGCCGACGAGTTGATACATCGTAGCATTAAAGAGCTTGCTACCAGAGAACAACTTCCTTTTAAATCCTTTGGAATGAACAGAGCCTATTATTTTATGCTGGTAGTTACACACTTTATTTTCGAAGCATACAAACAAGATGTTACCGCAGAGGTTATTCCGGTAACCGTATATCCTAATACATTCAGAAGAAAGCTTATTGATTTTGCTGTCAAGATAACCTCAAGGGCAAGGAGTATTGTCCTGAATGTCACCAGAGTAATTTATGAAACGATAAATATTGAAGAGTTATGGGAACGGTGTCAGTCACCGCCGAAAATTCAGTTTGCATAA
- a CDS encoding DNA-3-methyladenine glycosylase produces MNRTEGRLPAEYFRKDALDLAPEFLGLQLVRRFDNGEELVLDLTEVEIYRGEEDLGCHASKGRTQRTDMLYHEGGKVYVYLIYGMYWLLNIVTGPADHPQALLIRGSRQIYGPGRIGRLLQLDKSFYGENVGCSDRLWLRENPAFQILTPYVVPATPTGTPGIIHTTLGDIITAPRIGIDYAGPNWSKIPWRFTLHYTP; encoded by the coding sequence ATGAACCGGACAGAAGGACGCTTACCGGCAGAGTATTTCAGGAAAGATGCATTGGATTTAGCACCTGAGTTTTTGGGACTGCAGTTGGTACGACGCTTTGATAATGGCGAGGAGTTGGTGTTGGATCTGACTGAAGTAGAGATTTACAGAGGTGAAGAAGACCTTGGCTGCCATGCAAGCAAGGGACGCACCCAGCGGACAGATATGTTGTATCATGAAGGCGGCAAGGTATATGTGTACCTGATATACGGGATGTACTGGCTCTTGAACATAGTCACCGGCCCTGCGGATCATCCCCAGGCTCTATTGATACGTGGCTCAAGACAAATATATGGTCCCGGCAGAATTGGACGGCTATTACAGTTAGACAAGAGCTTTTACGGCGAAAATGTTGGCTGCTCTGATCGTCTCTGGCTAAGGGAAAACCCGGCCTTTCAAATCCTCACCCCTTATGTAGTACCTGCTACACCCACCGGCACCCCAGGCATAATACACACTACCTTGGGCGATATCATCACCGCTCCCCGTATCGGGATCGACTATGCCGGTCCCAATTGGTCAAAGATTCCATGGAGGTTTACTCTACACTATACCCCATAA
- a CDS encoding trypsin-like peptidase domain-containing protein, protein MNVFKGGLILGLVVLGLGSADISAQLSHGGSPAAWPVVDVYDSGAEVIELPGIPKSATLNLGMEEKSASQPLRFAHPFFVSYSPDNSGSWQCNDDGSRTWHLAIKSLGAYSINLIFDRFVLHEGNSVFIYTPDQSAVLGALTYQNNNPEGILATAPIPGDEIIVELNIEAGAEEPELLIGAINHDYLNIFKVLEDDLKTSRMGYSSACHPEMSCEADELRLTNGQAVARLITDGTELCSGTLVNNTLLDGKPYFLTASHCLKGPNSHVASVFTFNYAVPHCQNNIEGAFLQTTSGSFIRARAADLDFVLLEMYEMPAPEYRPYWAGWSRTTAPEAPVYTIHHPQGDVKKISYSDNAPTNATFSYSGMVSNAHWLVGRWDRGATQGGSSGGGLFDASGRLIGGLSGGSATCANPVSDYFFRLNKAWNYYPEPEKQLAAWLAPVESNAMAIDGFDYYSETVKRYSNFTPSDEVGLFNLQGGSGYYSGHNSRGDRAFAEHFGFFSKATLHGFYILPASTAALQTYNVNIKVWGGTNAPEVELWSMNNVDARALRINREYVVMLDSPLALNGNIWVGVELQYPSDGEDFALYQTAFRTERPDNAWVRGADNIWRKLSDTGSGAGSASFMIDVLLSGVELIDTSDVIIDKGNFRISPNPARGTIDLYIYDLSGTARVDAFTLSGKLASSKNVMLNNGRGIMDISGLAPGVYIIRVEIEGKKYTGKLSVI, encoded by the coding sequence ATGAATGTGTTTAAGGGTGGCCTGATACTGGGTCTTGTAGTGCTCGGTCTGGGTTCCGCAGATATCTCGGCTCAGTTGAGCCACGGCGGCAGTCCTGCTGCATGGCCGGTGGTGGATGTGTATGATAGTGGGGCAGAGGTGATTGAGTTGCCGGGTATTCCTAAATCTGCTACTCTAAATTTGGGCATGGAGGAGAAGTCTGCATCGCAGCCTCTTCGCTTTGCTCACCCTTTCTTTGTCAGCTATTCGCCCGACAACTCTGGTTCATGGCAATGCAACGATGACGGCTCACGCACCTGGCATCTGGCTATCAAATCCCTCGGTGCTTATTCTATCAACCTGATATTCGACCGTTTTGTACTTCACGAGGGTAACTCAGTATTTATCTATACTCCTGACCAGAGTGCAGTTCTGGGTGCCCTGACATATCAGAACAATAATCCTGAGGGTATCCTGGCTACTGCACCTATACCGGGGGATGAGATTATCGTCGAACTGAATATTGAGGCAGGGGCTGAGGAACCTGAACTGCTTATTGGGGCTATCAATCACGACTACCTGAATATCTTCAAGGTGCTGGAGGATGATCTTAAGACCAGCCGTATGGGTTACAGTAGTGCCTGCCATCCCGAGATGAGCTGCGAAGCTGACGAACTGCGACTTACAAACGGGCAGGCTGTGGCAAGGCTGATTACTGATGGTACTGAATTGTGCTCAGGTACGCTTGTCAACAACACTCTCCTAGACGGCAAACCATACTTCCTTACTGCTTCGCACTGCCTCAAAGGGCCTAATTCTCATGTGGCATCGGTGTTTACATTCAACTATGCGGTACCTCACTGCCAGAATAATATCGAGGGAGCTTTTCTGCAAACAACTTCGGGATCTTTTATCAGGGCAAGGGCTGCTGACCTGGACTTTGTGCTTCTAGAGATGTATGAAATGCCTGCTCCGGAATACAGACCCTACTGGGCCGGCTGGTCACGTACTACTGCACCTGAGGCTCCGGTCTATACTATCCATCACCCCCAGGGGGATGTTAAAAAGATCAGTTACTCGGATAATGCTCCTACAAATGCTACTTTCAGCTACTCCGGGATGGTTAGTAACGCTCACTGGCTGGTTGGCCGCTGGGATCGTGGTGCAACGCAGGGTGGTTCCTCTGGTGGTGGTCTCTTTGATGCCTCAGGACGCCTTATCGGTGGACTGAGCGGGGGTTCGGCGACCTGCGCTAATCCTGTGAGTGATTATTTTTTCAGGCTCAACAAGGCATGGAATTACTATCCCGAACCGGAAAAACAGCTTGCTGCATGGCTGGCACCTGTCGAATCAAATGCGATGGCCATAGATGGCTTTGACTACTACAGCGAGACTGTCAAACGCTACAGTAACTTCACTCCGAGTGATGAGGTCGGACTCTTTAACCTGCAAGGGGGAAGTGGTTACTACTCGGGACATAACTCCCGTGGCGATCGTGCCTTTGCTGAGCATTTTGGTTTCTTCTCAAAGGCTACTTTGCACGGCTTCTATATCCTACCTGCCAGTACTGCGGCACTGCAAACCTACAATGTGAATATAAAGGTGTGGGGAGGAACTAATGCCCCGGAAGTGGAGCTCTGGTCAATGAATAATGTGGATGCCCGTGCTCTTCGTATCAACCGGGAATATGTGGTTATGCTGGACAGTCCGCTTGCTCTCAACGGCAATATCTGGGTGGGTGTGGAACTGCAATATCCCTCTGATGGGGAGGATTTTGCTCTGTATCAGACGGCCTTTCGTACCGAAAGGCCTGATAATGCCTGGGTGAGAGGTGCTGATAATATCTGGCGCAAACTTAGCGATACTGGCTCTGGTGCAGGTAGTGCTTCTTTTATGATTGATGTGCTGCTGTCGGGTGTGGAACTAATTGATACTTCGGATGTTATTATCGATAAGGGCAATTTTAGGATAAGCCCAAACCCGGCTCGTGGTACTATAGATCTATATATTTACGATCTGTCTGGAACTGCCAGGGTGGACGCTTTTACTCTCTCAGGCAAGCTTGCTTCAAGCAAGAATGTGATGCTTAACAATGGAAGGGGAATAATGGATATTTCAGGTCTCGCCCCTGGTGTTTATATTATCCGCGTCGAAATAGAGGGCAAGAAGTACACAGGGAAATTGTCTGTGATATAA
- a CDS encoding DUF4465 domain-containing protein encodes MLKTLGYTAMALCALCLGSCEESQEELKAPGAYIKMPEGGYELEINDTLVLSPRITYEVNAKYEWFLDGELISEEKEIIHISTALGKKLYTFVVSNHIGLDTLRVPVSTIIRVDFSEFKLSKDSFDLGISGTNHPDGFYSKGLIFPTIAPSQNQWRGFGLSNLKSNSVSDPNPSPHSAFAPVAKDSTFMLFRQGEEALGFYFEDDQLHRISTISVTNTSYGYLVMRNGNDEVSRFGDESTGEPHDWFLLTITGYDDLGQETGTVDFYLADYRFENKKKNYIIGDWTTVDLSSLGLVNRVEFALTSSKVDDQGKTLTPQWFCLNSVKITE; translated from the coding sequence ATGCTTAAAACACTTGGATATACTGCGATGGCGCTCTGTGCCCTGTGCCTTGGCTCATGCGAGGAGAGCCAGGAAGAGCTGAAAGCGCCCGGTGCTTATATAAAGATGCCTGAAGGAGGCTACGAGCTTGAGATCAATGACACCCTGGTGCTTTCGCCAAGGATTACCTACGAGGTCAATGCTAAATACGAATGGTTTCTTGATGGTGAATTAATCTCCGAGGAAAAGGAAATCATCCATATTTCAACCGCGCTGGGCAAGAAGCTATACACCTTTGTAGTAAGCAACCATATTGGCTTGGACACCCTCCGGGTACCCGTCTCCACCATTATCAGGGTTGACTTTAGTGAGTTTAAGCTATCCAAGGACAGCTTTGATCTGGGCATTAGCGGCACCAATCATCCCGATGGCTTTTATTCCAAGGGATTGATCTTCCCCACTATTGCACCCTCTCAGAACCAGTGGCGGGGCTTTGGACTCAGCAACCTCAAGAGCAACTCAGTCAGCGACCCCAACCCTTCCCCACACAGTGCTTTTGCCCCAGTTGCCAAGGACAGCACCTTTATGCTGTTTCGCCAGGGCGAAGAAGCACTTGGCTTTTACTTTGAGGATGACCAGCTGCATCGTATCAGCACCATCAGCGTGACCAATACCAGCTACGGTTATCTTGTAATGCGTAACGGCAATGATGAAGTAAGCCGCTTTGGCGATGAGAGCACTGGCGAACCCCATGACTGGTTCCTGCTTACAATCACAGGCTATGACGACCTTGGTCAGGAAACCGGGACTGTGGACTTTTACCTTGCCGACTACAGGTTTGAAAACAAGAAGAAGAACTATATAATAGGAGACTGGACCACCGTTGACCTCTCATCACTGGGACTTGTCAACAGGGTTGAGTTTGCTTTGACCTCATCAAAAGTTGACGATCAGGGCAAAACACTGACACCTCAGTGGTTCTGTCTTAATTCGGTAAAAATTACGGAATAA
- a CDS encoding redoxin domain-containing protein, with protein sequence MRKVKLFLLAALLSANAIAAMAATGHEIKLTVKEFPNQDIILGYYFNSKMYVRDTVRTDAAGLAIFKDEEALPGGLYLFYLPNGKYFDVLVSDEQHFALRTDTMDLVGNLSISGARESELFLGYQQFIDKQHKNYDRIQKELASAGNDEEAKAKLRAEAEALGNEVSAYMNKEISLNQGTFYAKFLKGLQDPDIPDFEVAEGTANPDSVIQAMTYHYYKKHFFDNIDLQDERFLRTPYFAQKLETFIDKLVIQVPDSVVKEGVRLIEMARGNEEMFRFLVQFMFNRANESKIMGMDAAMVAFAEKYYLSGEATWADQEFLDKLETRVREIKPTLIGNKAHEMRMESIEGQIYSLNELNAEITIVAFFEPSCGHCKKEIPKLYREVFEPYRSKGVQVFAVYTMADRDEWTNFINEHELYDWINVYDPYHQTHFRDYYDIKSTPTIFILDREKKIIAKKLDVDQMPGFLDYVLSNK encoded by the coding sequence ATGAGGAAAGTGAAGCTCTTTTTGCTGGCTGCCCTATTATCAGCCAATGCAATCGCTGCAATGGCAGCCACCGGACATGAAATCAAACTGACAGTTAAGGAATTTCCCAATCAGGACATTATCCTGGGCTATTACTTCAACAGCAAGATGTATGTCCGCGACACCGTGAGGACGGATGCTGCAGGACTGGCAATTTTCAAAGATGAGGAAGCCCTTCCGGGAGGACTCTACCTATTCTATCTGCCCAATGGCAAGTACTTCGATGTGCTGGTATCTGACGAGCAGCATTTTGCTCTAAGAACCGACACCATGGATCTGGTAGGCAACCTGAGCATCAGCGGTGCCAGGGAGTCGGAGCTCTTTCTGGGCTATCAGCAGTTTATCGACAAGCAGCACAAGAACTACGACCGCATACAGAAAGAACTTGCAAGTGCAGGCAACGATGAGGAGGCCAAGGCAAAGCTGAGGGCTGAGGCAGAAGCCTTAGGCAATGAGGTAAGTGCTTATATGAACAAAGAGATCAGCCTTAATCAGGGAACCTTCTATGCTAAGTTTCTCAAGGGCCTGCAGGATCCCGACATACCCGACTTTGAGGTAGCCGAAGGCACTGCAAATCCCGACTCAGTGATTCAGGCCATGACCTACCATTACTATAAAAAGCACTTCTTTGACAACATTGACTTACAGGATGAGCGTTTTCTGCGCACGCCTTACTTTGCCCAGAAACTGGAAACCTTTATCGACAAACTTGTAATTCAGGTGCCAGACTCAGTAGTCAAGGAGGGCGTGAGACTTATCGAGATGGCACGAGGCAACGAGGAGATGTTCCGTTTTCTGGTTCAGTTTATGTTCAACCGAGCCAACGAGAGCAAGATCATGGGCATGGATGCAGCCATGGTAGCCTTTGCCGAGAAGTACTATCTTTCGGGTGAAGCCACCTGGGCTGATCAGGAATTTCTCGACAAGCTTGAGACCCGTGTAAGGGAGATCAAACCCACATTGATAGGCAACAAGGCTCATGAGATGAGGATGGAAAGCATCGAAGGGCAGATATACAGCCTTAACGAACTGAATGCCGAGATAACTATAGTTGCCTTTTTCGAGCCATCCTGTGGTCACTGCAAGAAGGAGATACCCAAGCTCTACCGTGAGGTCTTCGAGCCTTACCGCAGCAAGGGCGTACAGGTCTTTGCAGTCTACACAATGGCTGACAGGGACGAGTGGACCAACTTTATCAACGAGCACGAGCTCTACGACTGGATCAATGTCTATGATCCCTATCACCAGACTCACTTCCGGGATTATTACGACATTAAGTCCACCCCCACAATCTTTATCCTTGACAGGGAAAAGAAGATAATTGCAAAGAAGCTGGATGTGGATCAGATGCCGGGCTTTCTGGATTACGTGCTAAGTAATAAATAG
- a CDS encoding aminopeptidase P family protein, with the protein MHTSDRLVDLRNKMSEIGVDACIIPSGDPHLSEYPSEHWKVREWISGFTGSAGTVVVTMEEAGLWTDSRYYLQAEEELDLHCIQLFRDGEKGVPSITEWLCEVLMPGSRVAINGQTVSVSFLRKLTRELRSSQIRVDANLSLAEDSWENRPALPENTVYLHDDKLAGASRTEKLDLVRKLMKRDGVSHYITGALDEIAWLLNMRGNDVAFNPVFHAFMIVEHSFVKLFINPHKLTAQIARKLDADDIRVSLYENFESHVREIPDEATVMLDPDRINSTVYSILSPKSNKIEGLSYIAALKARKNETEIANIKQTLVNDGVAMVKFLKWIEDNVPGGKISEISAAARLKAFRAEQPGFVGESFRTISGYAGHGAIVHYSVSTESDVQLKPEGLYLVDSGGQYHTGTTDITRTVALGPFPEQARRDYTLVLKGHISLARAIVPHGTRGVQLDVYARQAMWREGLNYGHGTGHGIGYFLNVHEGPQSIRPDNSFVIEPGMVCSNEPGLYRTGHYGIRIENLILAKVSKETEFGTYLEFETMTLCPIDKTLIDKTMLTEEEINWLNNYHRQVYDSLAPKLDEEHLNWLKEKTTEL; encoded by the coding sequence ATGCATACTTCTGACAGACTGGTTGACTTACGCAACAAGATGAGCGAAATAGGTGTTGACGCGTGCATCATCCCGTCGGGCGATCCGCACCTGAGTGAATATCCTTCAGAACATTGGAAAGTACGGGAATGGATCAGCGGCTTTACCGGTTCGGCAGGCACCGTAGTTGTAACAATGGAAGAGGCCGGCCTTTGGACCGACTCGCGTTACTACCTTCAGGCCGAAGAGGAGCTTGACCTGCATTGCATACAGCTCTTCAGGGATGGCGAAAAAGGTGTGCCCTCGATCACTGAGTGGCTGTGCGAAGTGCTGATGCCCGGCAGTCGTGTGGCCATCAACGGTCAGACAGTATCGGTAAGCTTTCTGCGCAAGCTTACCCGTGAGCTTCGCAGTAGTCAGATCAGAGTTGACGCCAACCTCTCACTTGCTGAGGACAGCTGGGAAAACCGTCCCGCTCTGCCTGAGAACACGGTGTATCTGCATGACGACAAGCTGGCAGGTGCCTCACGTACCGAAAAGCTTGACTTAGTACGCAAGCTGATGAAGCGTGACGGCGTCAGCCATTATATCACCGGGGCTCTTGACGAGATAGCCTGGCTGCTCAATATGAGGGGCAACGACGTGGCTTTCAACCCCGTCTTCCACGCCTTTATGATAGTTGAGCACTCCTTTGTCAAGCTCTTTATCAACCCTCACAAACTCACGGCACAGATAGCCCGCAAGCTCGATGCCGACGATATAAGAGTTTCGTTATACGAGAACTTCGAATCGCACGTCAGAGAGATACCCGACGAGGCCACCGTGATGCTTGACCCCGACAGGATCAACTCCACGGTTTACTCCATCCTCTCTCCCAAGAGCAACAAGATCGAAGGACTCAGCTATATAGCAGCCCTCAAGGCAAGGAAGAACGAGACAGAAATTGCTAATATCAAGCAGACCCTTGTCAATGACGGCGTTGCCATGGTCAAGTTCCTCAAATGGATCGAAGACAACGTACCAGGTGGTAAGATCAGCGAGATATCTGCAGCAGCCAGACTCAAGGCTTTCAGAGCCGAACAGCCGGGCTTTGTGGGTGAATCCTTCCGCACCATTTCAGGGTATGCAGGTCACGGGGCCATCGTACACTACAGCGTTAGTACTGAGTCCGACGTACAACTCAAGCCCGAGGGACTCTACCTTGTTGACTCTGGAGGACAGTATCACACAGGTACCACCGATATCACACGTACTGTGGCACTAGGGCCTTTCCCCGAACAGGCACGCAGGGACTACACCCTTGTGCTCAAGGGACATATCTCCCTGGCAAGGGCCATCGTACCTCACGGCACTCGTGGTGTTCAGCTCGATGTCTATGCGCGTCAGGCAATGTGGAGAGAAGGTCTTAATTACGGTCACGGAACAGGTCACGGTATAGGTTACTTCCTCAACGTACACGAAGGACCGCAAAGCATACGCCCTGACAATAGCTTCGTGATAGAGCCGGGCATGGTATGTTCCAACGAACCGGGTCTTTACCGTACCGGGCACTATGGTATCCGTATCGAAAACCTTATCCTGGCCAAGGTCAGCAAGGAGACTGAGTTTGGAACTTATCTTGAATTTGAGACCATGACCCTTTGCCCTATCGACAAGACATTGATAGACAAGACCATGTTGACAGAAGAAGAAATCAACTGGCTAAATAATTATCATAGGCAGGTTTACGACAGCCTGGCACCAAAATTGGATGAAGAACACCTAAACTGGTTGAAAGAGAAGACGACAGAACTATGA